From the genome of Nitrospira lenta, one region includes:
- a CDS encoding Fic family protein gives MDEQAPVAIDLIGRADKSYKPIVDFIDWSSLALDVQAWNTHLSIVQELGSANSVKLDRAREVAKRAAAIDTGAIEGLYQLDRGITITIAAQTAMWQVAFEKEQEKVRLLIESQLDAYDYVLDLATKSVPIAEAYIRELHRKICSAQNTFKALTSAGIQEQQLNHGEYKKFPNHVQKEDGTLHAYAPVQQTPMEMGRLCEIMRRQDFESAHPVLQAAYVHHAFTRIHPFQDGNGRVARALASIFLYRAASIPLLVLVDHRNAYIDALEAADSGECQTFVNFVTSRSRDAFVLVAESLRTAEVDDPVKTSRAIGDLYLTRGGYKHNQVDLAGQTLLHAVQTQIQKQVTEVPRAGELRFDVTRSGGDIQMPPTPDGYRTLVSIPKESIVLQAESLPPAATKVNRNLVIFVPRNCGRDDDIMILCRETNDLLRVPISSVLGKERMVTDLRVAIFSNRVLGEILCQLKAQAESELKRHGY, from the coding sequence ATGGATGAACAAGCTCCAGTAGCCATTGATCTTATCGGTCGTGCTGACAAATCTTACAAGCCTATAGTTGACTTCATAGATTGGTCATCGCTCGCACTAGACGTGCAGGCTTGGAATACCCATCTTTCTATTGTGCAGGAACTTGGTAGCGCCAATTCAGTAAAGCTTGATCGAGCGCGAGAGGTTGCCAAGCGTGCTGCAGCAATTGATACCGGAGCGATTGAAGGGCTTTACCAGCTTGACAGAGGTATCACAATCACAATCGCTGCTCAAACTGCGATGTGGCAGGTTGCATTTGAAAAGGAACAGGAAAAGGTTCGCTTGTTGATCGAGTCTCAATTAGATGCCTATGACTATGTCCTAGATTTAGCGACGAAGTCCGTTCCCATTGCAGAGGCTTATATTCGAGAGCTTCATAGGAAGATTTGCTCGGCTCAAAATACATTTAAAGCTCTGACTTCTGCAGGGATTCAGGAGCAACAATTAAATCACGGAGAGTATAAGAAGTTTCCCAATCATGTTCAGAAAGAAGATGGCACTCTCCATGCGTATGCACCTGTCCAGCAGACGCCTATGGAGATGGGGCGTCTGTGCGAGATCATGCGGAGACAAGACTTTGAATCTGCACATCCTGTGTTACAGGCTGCTTATGTACACCATGCCTTCACACGAATCCACCCATTTCAGGATGGGAATGGCAGAGTTGCACGAGCGTTGGCTTCAATATTCCTATATCGCGCTGCATCAATTCCGCTCCTCGTTTTGGTTGACCATCGTAATGCCTATATTGACGCATTAGAGGCAGCCGATTCTGGGGAGTGCCAAACATTTGTAAACTTTGTAACTTCAAGAAGCCGAGATGCATTTGTTTTGGTTGCGGAAAGCCTTAGGACGGCTGAAGTCGATGATCCAGTTAAGACATCAAGGGCTATAGGAGATCTCTATCTAACCAGGGGGGGATATAAGCACAATCAGGTCGATTTAGCGGGACAGACCTTGTTGCATGCGGTGCAAACGCAAATACAAAAGCAAGTCACCGAAGTTCCGAGGGCTGGAGAGTTACGTTTTGATGTTACTAGGTCTGGTGGAGACATCCAGATGCCACCCACTCCTGATGGGTATCGCACTTTGGTAAGTATCCCCAAAGAGTCGATTGTATTACAGGCGGAGTCGCTGCCGCCTGCTGCGACAAAAGTGAACAGGAATCTAGTAATCTTTGTGCCGAGAAATTGCGGTAGGGATGATGACATTATGATTCTATGCAGGGAGACCAATGATCTCTTGCGAGTGCCAATCTCTAGTGTTCTAGGCAAAGAAAGGATGGTCACTGATTTGAGAGTGGCAATTTTTTCTAACCGTGTTCTGGGAGAGATCCTGTGTCAACTGAAAGCACAGGCTGAATCAGAGCTTAAGCGACACGGTTACTGA
- a CDS encoding glutamate synthase subunit beta: protein MGDPKGFMKYAREGPKRKPIELRVLDWKEMYEPIAEDKLKVQGARCMDCGVPFCQGSTGCPVVNLIPEWNDLVYRGRWKDALKALHTTNNFPEFTGRLCPAPCEGACVLGINEDPVSIRVLEWNIIDRGFNEGYVEPILPVVKTGKTVAIVGSGPSGLAAAQQLARAGHSVTVFEKSDRIGGLLRYGIPDFKMEKWVIDRRLEQLKAEGVEFKTSVTIGKDITGEQLRQQFDAVGLTMGAEQARELPIPGRELKGVHLAMEYLVQQNRRTAGIAVPDEAITAKGKRVIVIGGGDTGSDCVGTAHRQGCAEVRQFELLPEPPPSRSSSTPWPLWPMQLRTSHAHEEGCDRQWSISTTKFTGHNGHVTKLHGSRVKFEGGKFIPVSNSDFEMHADLVLLAMGFTGPVKNGLLDSLGVKYDQRGAVSVDESFMTNLDGVFAGGDTKRGASLIVWAIAEGRKMAAGINQYLQAGKSAKKSVA from the coding sequence ATGGGCGATCCAAAGGGTTTCATGAAATATGCCCGCGAGGGCCCCAAGCGGAAACCGATCGAGTTGCGCGTGCTCGATTGGAAGGAAATGTACGAGCCCATCGCCGAGGATAAGCTCAAGGTGCAGGGTGCCCGCTGTATGGATTGCGGTGTGCCGTTCTGCCAAGGGAGCACCGGCTGTCCGGTTGTGAATCTCATTCCCGAGTGGAACGATCTCGTCTATCGTGGCCGTTGGAAAGATGCGCTCAAGGCGCTGCACACCACGAACAATTTCCCCGAATTTACCGGCCGACTCTGTCCGGCTCCCTGCGAAGGCGCCTGTGTCCTCGGTATCAACGAGGATCCGGTCTCCATCCGTGTGTTGGAGTGGAACATCATCGACCGAGGATTCAACGAAGGCTATGTCGAGCCGATATTACCGGTCGTGAAGACGGGTAAGACTGTGGCTATTGTCGGGTCAGGTCCATCCGGGTTAGCTGCAGCGCAGCAACTCGCGCGCGCCGGCCATAGCGTCACGGTGTTTGAGAAATCCGACCGCATCGGCGGACTGCTGCGTTACGGTATTCCCGATTTCAAAATGGAGAAGTGGGTCATCGATCGGCGGCTGGAGCAGTTGAAGGCCGAAGGGGTCGAATTCAAGACCAGCGTGACCATCGGAAAAGATATCACCGGCGAGCAGCTGCGCCAGCAGTTCGATGCCGTGGGGTTGACCATGGGTGCCGAGCAGGCCCGCGAGCTGCCGATTCCCGGCCGCGAGCTGAAGGGTGTGCACCTTGCCATGGAGTATCTCGTCCAGCAGAACAGGCGGACGGCGGGCATCGCGGTTCCGGATGAAGCGATCACGGCCAAGGGCAAGCGGGTGATCGTCATCGGCGGCGGCGATACCGGATCCGATTGCGTCGGTACGGCGCATCGTCAGGGTTGCGCGGAGGTGCGTCAGTTCGAGTTGTTGCCGGAGCCGCCTCCGTCCCGCTCAAGTTCGACCCCTTGGCCCCTTTGGCCGATGCAGTTGCGGACCTCGCATGCGCACGAAGAAGGCTGCGACCGGCAGTGGAGCATCTCGACGACGAAGTTTACGGGCCATAACGGCCATGTCACGAAGCTGCACGGAAGCCGCGTGAAATTCGAAGGCGGCAAGTTTATCCCGGTGTCCAACAGCGATTTTGAGATGCATGCGGATCTGGTGCTACTCGCCATGGGCTTCACCGGTCCGGTGAAGAACGGCCTGCTCGACAGCCTTGGTGTGAAGTACGATCAGCGCGGGGCCGTGTCGGTGGATGAGAGTTTCATGACCAACCTCGACGGCGTCTTTGCCGGGGGCGACACCAAGCGCGGCGCCTCCCTCATCGTCTGGGCGATCGCCGAAGGCCGCAAGATGGCCGCGGGGATCAATCAGTATCTACAAGCAGGGAAGTCGGCAAAGAAGTCAGTCGCCTAG
- the gltB gene encoding glutamate synthase large subunit codes for MPIPGLPPKQGLYDPEHEKDSCGVGFVVNIQGQKSHTIVQQGLQILENLTHRGAQGCDPCTGDGAGILLQVPHEFLKRAAGDVGVVLPNAGEYGVGMVFLPPQADRRQQCEQLFAKVIAEEGVRLLGWRDVPVKSDAIGPVARSTEPFMRQIFIARDVLNEAQFERKLYVVRKRVENAVGQSAIQGREYFYISSLSANTIVYKGLLLPHQMSAYYQDLKDASLTSALALVHSRFSTNTFPTWPLAHPYRYMCHNGEINTLKGNVNWMRARQGRLNSDLFGKDLEKLYPIVSEQQSDSACLDNAIEFLTMGGRSLPHVMMMLIPEPWVANPQMDLDRRGFYEYHAAMQEPWDGPAAVCFTDGKLIGATLDRNGLRPCRYLVTTDGVVVLASEAGVLPMETHKIRQKGRLMPGRMFLIDTVQGRFIDDEEVKAEIVSRKPYRSWVTQYRISLDELPEPLNVPQPDHPTTRQRQQAFGYTVEELKMVLTPMVVNGEEAISSMGTDTPLAVLSDRPQLLFKYFKQLFAQVTNPPIDPIREELVMSLTTSIGPKPNLMDENPESCRRIRVKQPILTNADLQKIREIADPQFKSKTLKMLFRVAEGPEGLGAAVDDLCRQASHAIKDGYKFLILSDRGVNEEWAPIPSLLGVAAVHHHLVRECTRTEVGLIVESGEPRDVHHFACLIGYGAGSVNPYLVFESLVDMERDGYLPEGLDAQTAEGKFVKAINKGLLKVFSKMGISTVQSYCGAQIFEAIGLNHDLIGRYFTGTPSRVEGIGMRDLGEETLRRHRLAYDPAPIRQLDFGGEIHYRIQGEHHNWNPDTIYKLQHATRSNDPKTFAEFSQLVNDESKRRSNLRGLLDFKFLPEPIPIDEVEPAKEIVKRFTTGAMSFGSISKEAHETLAIAMNRLGAKSNTGEGGEDPERFKPMANGDSKNSYIKQVASARFGVTSHYLVNAKELQIKMAQGAKPGEGGQLPGHKVDENIAKFRYATPGVQLISPPPHHDIYSIEDLAQLIFDLKNANPEAAVSVKLVSEVGVGTIAAGVAKAHADKVLISGDSGGTGASPLSSIKYAGGPWELGLAETHQTLVLNDLRGRIRVETDGQMKTGRDVAIATLLGAEEYGFATAPLIIEGCIMMRKCHLNTCPVGIATQDPELRKKFNGQPEHIVNFFFFIAEELRQIMAKLGFRTINEMVGRVDKLKVQKAIDHWKAKGLDLTPLLKAPDVAADVPRHCVQKQDHGLADVLDNKLIELCKPALDKGEKVTLELPIRNVNRTVGTMLSSRIAKKYGLEGLPPDTISIKFNGSAGQSFGAFLSRGITLTLEGESNDYIGKGLSGGKIIVFPPKNAIYTPEETILVGNTSLYGATQGEAYFYGMAGERFAVRNSGVRAVVEGTGDHGCEYMTGGVVVVLGRTGRNFAAGMSGGVAFVLDELGKFPARCNTGMVELEKVTTAEDKKLLHEMITAHFMCTGSRNAKRILDSWDAMLPKFAKVMPVDYKRVLEERKKKAAASK; via the coding sequence ATGCCGATACCCGGGCTTCCACCGAAGCAAGGCCTCTATGACCCTGAACACGAGAAAGACTCGTGCGGAGTGGGTTTTGTGGTCAATATTCAAGGCCAGAAATCCCACACGATTGTCCAGCAGGGCCTGCAGATTCTTGAGAATTTGACCCACCGCGGCGCGCAGGGTTGCGACCCGTGCACCGGTGACGGCGCGGGTATTTTGCTTCAGGTTCCGCATGAATTTTTGAAACGCGCGGCTGGTGATGTCGGCGTGGTCTTGCCGAATGCGGGCGAGTATGGCGTGGGCATGGTGTTCCTGCCGCCCCAGGCCGATCGCAGGCAGCAGTGCGAGCAGCTCTTCGCGAAGGTGATTGCCGAAGAAGGCGTGCGGCTGCTGGGTTGGCGCGATGTGCCGGTAAAGAGCGATGCGATCGGGCCGGTGGCGCGCAGTACCGAGCCGTTCATGCGGCAGATTTTCATCGCCCGCGATGTGCTTAATGAAGCCCAGTTTGAGCGGAAGCTCTATGTGGTCCGCAAGCGGGTTGAAAACGCAGTGGGCCAGTCGGCGATCCAGGGGCGCGAATATTTCTATATCTCCAGTTTGTCCGCGAACACGATTGTCTACAAGGGACTGCTGCTTCCGCATCAGATGTCGGCCTACTATCAAGACCTCAAGGATGCGAGCCTGACGAGCGCGCTGGCGCTGGTCCACTCGCGGTTCAGCACGAATACCTTCCCGACCTGGCCGCTGGCCCATCCCTATCGCTACATGTGCCACAACGGCGAGATCAATACGCTCAAGGGCAATGTGAATTGGATGCGCGCCCGCCAGGGCCGGCTCAATTCCGATCTGTTCGGCAAGGACCTCGAAAAGCTCTATCCGATCGTGTCCGAGCAACAGAGCGACTCGGCCTGTTTAGACAATGCCATTGAGTTTCTGACCATGGGCGGACGGTCGCTGCCGCACGTGATGATGATGCTCATTCCCGAGCCCTGGGTGGCCAATCCGCAGATGGATCTCGATCGTCGCGGGTTCTACGAATATCATGCTGCCATGCAGGAGCCCTGGGACGGTCCCGCAGCGGTCTGCTTTACGGACGGGAAGCTGATCGGTGCCACGCTGGACCGGAACGGCCTGCGTCCCTGCCGCTATCTCGTGACCACCGATGGGGTCGTGGTGCTCGCGTCGGAAGCCGGGGTGCTGCCGATGGAGACGCACAAGATCCGGCAGAAGGGCCGGCTCATGCCGGGCCGTATGTTCCTGATCGATACGGTCCAGGGGCGTTTCATCGATGACGAGGAAGTGAAGGCCGAGATCGTCAGCCGCAAGCCCTATCGCTCATGGGTCACGCAATACCGGATTTCACTGGATGAGTTGCCCGAACCGTTGAACGTGCCGCAGCCCGACCATCCCACCACGCGTCAGCGGCAGCAGGCTTTCGGCTATACAGTCGAGGAGCTCAAAATGGTCCTCACGCCAATGGTGGTGAACGGGGAAGAAGCCATTTCCTCGATGGGCACCGACACGCCGTTGGCTGTGCTGTCGGATCGCCCGCAACTCCTGTTCAAGTATTTCAAGCAGCTCTTTGCGCAGGTCACGAACCCGCCGATCGATCCGATCCGCGAGGAACTGGTCATGTCGCTCACGACGAGCATCGGCCCCAAGCCGAATTTAATGGATGAGAATCCGGAGTCCTGCCGGCGCATTCGGGTGAAGCAACCGATTCTGACGAACGCCGATCTGCAGAAAATTCGGGAGATTGCCGACCCCCAATTCAAGAGCAAGACCTTGAAGATGCTCTTTCGCGTTGCCGAAGGGCCGGAAGGATTGGGCGCGGCGGTGGACGATCTCTGCCGACAGGCGTCTCACGCCATTAAGGACGGGTACAAGTTCCTGATCCTCAGCGACCGCGGTGTGAATGAAGAGTGGGCGCCGATTCCGAGCCTGCTCGGCGTGGCCGCCGTTCACCATCATCTTGTCCGGGAATGCACCAGAACCGAAGTCGGGTTGATTGTCGAAAGCGGCGAGCCGCGCGACGTCCATCACTTTGCCTGCCTCATCGGGTACGGCGCCGGGTCGGTGAATCCCTATCTCGTGTTCGAATCGCTCGTGGACATGGAGCGTGACGGGTATTTGCCGGAAGGACTCGATGCGCAGACCGCTGAAGGGAAGTTCGTCAAGGCCATCAATAAGGGGCTGCTGAAAGTCTTCTCGAAGATGGGGATTTCCACGGTGCAGTCCTACTGCGGCGCGCAGATTTTCGAAGCGATCGGTCTGAACCATGATTTGATCGGCCGCTACTTCACCGGGACGCCGTCCAGGGTCGAAGGCATCGGTATGCGCGACCTCGGCGAAGAAACGCTGCGGCGGCATCGGCTGGCCTATGATCCGGCGCCGATCAGACAGTTGGATTTCGGCGGCGAGATTCATTATCGAATCCAGGGTGAGCATCACAACTGGAATCCGGACACGATCTACAAGCTGCAGCATGCGACGCGAAGCAACGATCCCAAGACGTTCGCCGAGTTTTCGCAACTGGTAAACGATGAGAGCAAGCGGCGCTCCAATCTGCGCGGATTACTCGATTTCAAGTTTCTGCCGGAGCCGATCCCGATCGATGAAGTGGAACCGGCCAAGGAGATCGTGAAGCGCTTTACGACCGGCGCCATGTCGTTTGGCTCGATCAGCAAAGAAGCCCACGAGACGCTGGCAATCGCCATGAACCGGCTCGGCGCCAAGAGCAACACCGGCGAAGGCGGTGAAGATCCTGAGCGATTCAAGCCGATGGCCAACGGCGATTCGAAGAACAGCTACATCAAGCAAGTCGCATCGGCGCGGTTTGGCGTGACCAGCCACTATCTGGTGAACGCGAAAGAACTGCAGATCAAGATGGCGCAGGGCGCGAAGCCGGGCGAAGGCGGGCAGTTGCCGGGCCACAAGGTCGATGAGAACATCGCCAAGTTCCGCTATGCCACGCCGGGCGTGCAGTTGATTTCACCGCCACCGCACCACGACATTTATTCCATCGAAGATTTGGCGCAGCTGATTTTCGACCTCAAGAATGCCAATCCTGAAGCGGCTGTGTCGGTGAAGCTGGTTTCGGAAGTCGGTGTCGGCACCATTGCAGCGGGCGTGGCTAAGGCGCATGCAGACAAGGTGCTCATCAGCGGCGATTCCGGCGGAACCGGCGCGTCGCCGTTGTCTTCGATCAAGTATGCCGGCGGTCCCTGGGAGCTTGGACTGGCGGAGACGCATCAGACTCTGGTGCTGAACGACCTGCGCGGACGGATTCGCGTGGAGACCGACGGGCAGATGAAAACCGGCCGGGATGTGGCCATTGCCACGTTGCTGGGAGCGGAGGAGTATGGCTTCGCCACGGCGCCGTTGATCATCGAAGGCTGCATCATGATGCGGAAGTGCCATCTCAACACTTGCCCGGTCGGCATCGCGACGCAGGACCCTGAACTTCGCAAGAAGTTCAACGGGCAGCCGGAACATATCGTCAATTTCTTCTTCTTCATTGCTGAAGAACTCCGGCAGATCATGGCGAAGTTGGGATTCCGGACGATCAATGAGATGGTCGGCCGCGTCGACAAGCTCAAAGTGCAAAAGGCCATCGACCATTGGAAGGCCAAGGGGCTTGATCTGACGCCGTTGCTGAAGGCGCCGGATGTGGCTGCGGATGTGCCGCGCCATTGCGTGCAGAAGCAGGATCACGGATTGGCCGATGTGCTGGACAATAAGTTGATCGAGCTCTGCAAACCGGCGCTGGATAAGGGCGAGAAGGTCACGCTCGAGCTGCCGATCCGCAACGTGAACCGGACCGTCGGCACGATGCTGTCGAGCCGTATTGCGAAAAAGTATGGGCTGGAGGGACTGCCGCCCGATACCATCTCGATCAAGTTCAACGGCTCCGCCGGGCAATCCTTCGGTGCCTTCCTCTCGCGGGGCATCACGCTGACGCTCGAAGGCGAGTCGAACGACTATATCGGCAAGGGGTTATCGGGCGGGAAGATTATCGTGTTCCCGCCGAAGAACGCGATCTATACGCCCGAGGAAACGATTCTCGTCGGGAACACCTCGCTCTACGGCGCGACGCAGGGCGAAGCGTATTTCTACGGCATGGCGGGCGAACGGTTTGCCGTGCGGAACAGCGGTGTGCGGGCCGTCGTGGAAGGCACCGGCGATCACGGGTGCGAATACATGACCGGAGGCGTCGTCGTCGTGCTCGGGCGCACCGGACGGAATTTCGCGGCCGGCATGTCGGGCGGCGTGGCGTTTGTCTTGGATGAACTCGGCAAGTTCCCGGCGCGCTGCAATACCGGCATGGTCGAGTTGGAGAAAGTCACCACGGCCGAAGACAAGAAATTGTTGCACGAGATGATTACGGCGCACTTTATGTGTACCGGCAGCCGGAACGCGAAGCGCATCCTGGATTCATGGGATGCCATGCTGCCGAAATTCGCGAAGGTCATGCCGGTGGATTACAAGCGCGTGTTGGAAGAGCGGAAGAAAAAAGCGGCGGCGAGCAAATAA
- a CDS encoding polyprenyl synthetase family protein, whose translation MADVWEAYRAELDGVEHQVRQNLDSSVALVNTVAAHILSSGGKRVRPLLLLLSARLCGYTGREHYQLGSLIEFIHTATLLHDDVVDEADIRRGRRTARKVWGNQISILVGDYLYSKAMAQIVEFRSHGMNEVLAEACTKMAEGEVLQLYYNGNPSMPESDYIKIVEHKTAGLIAAACRMGAILADASEERQSALFRFGQYLGIAFQVADDTLDYNADGERLGKTLGQDLRQGKATLPLLHLLDHCSEQDRNMIKDRMETRTLSPEDLERILGLMQSTGSLAYAMERAKTYIAAAQHELEAFEDSSARRALIVAADYMITRDR comes from the coding sequence ATGGCAGACGTCTGGGAGGCGTATCGCGCCGAACTCGACGGTGTCGAGCATCAGGTTCGCCAAAATCTCGATTCCAGCGTCGCTCTCGTCAATACCGTCGCCGCTCATATTCTCAGCAGCGGGGGCAAGCGCGTCCGTCCGCTTCTTCTTTTGCTATCAGCCCGTCTCTGCGGCTATACCGGCCGCGAGCACTATCAGCTCGGCAGCCTGATCGAATTTATCCATACGGCTACCCTCCTGCATGACGATGTCGTCGACGAAGCCGATATCCGCCGGGGCCGCCGCACCGCCAGAAAAGTCTGGGGCAATCAAATCAGTATCCTCGTCGGCGACTATCTCTACTCCAAAGCCATGGCGCAGATCGTGGAGTTTCGCAGCCACGGCATGAATGAGGTCCTCGCCGAAGCCTGCACGAAGATGGCGGAAGGAGAAGTCCTTCAGCTGTATTACAACGGCAACCCCTCAATGCCGGAATCCGACTACATCAAGATCGTCGAACATAAGACCGCGGGCCTGATCGCCGCCGCCTGCCGCATGGGCGCCATCCTCGCCGACGCGTCCGAGGAGCGACAGTCCGCGCTGTTCCGATTCGGCCAGTATCTGGGCATCGCCTTCCAGGTGGCCGACGATACACTCGATTACAATGCCGACGGCGAACGCTTGGGGAAAACGCTGGGACAAGATTTGCGGCAGGGAAAAGCAACACTGCCCCTGCTCCATCTGCTCGACCATTGCAGCGAGCAGGACCGCAACATGATCAAGGACCGGATGGAGACCCGCACCCTGAGCCCTGAAGATCTTGAACGGATTCTGGGTTTGATGCAGAGCACCGGATCGCTGGCCTATGCGATGGAACGGGCCAAAACCTACATTGCCGCCGCGCAGCACGAACTGGAAGCCTTTGAAGACTCGTCGGCGCGCCGGGCCCTGATCGTCGCCGCCGACTACATGATTACCCGCGACCGGTAA
- a CDS encoding DUF1015 domain-containing protein, producing MAQIFPFRGARYDATLAGAARDVAAPPYDIIDAAGQKALYDRNPHNVIRLELGMDQPGDGPTNNRYTRAGATLAQWMQSGALKRDPQPTIYYHTIEYVPPGADPKGPRKTLRGFIATFKLEEFGTGAIYPHENTRAAAKTDRLNLMEACRANFSPIWSLYSDPQDTILSALAQAAKSIAPSVEFRDDVGFEQRLWAISDPAVTQKVVAAMASKPIFIADGHHRYETALNYQKLRRQQAGQTGTVQGLQPYDSVLMLLTPIEDPGLTVLPTHRVTTTPLPSFDQVKALFADTFDLQEYPFTSQTQAAVRAQFIDAMRTQGRTTPMFGLALKGRAAYLTLALKAAHRPPDSASPRTKLDVSLLQQLVVAKLCPTQQEQEAILYTKDDHEALDWAANGTGTGALLLNATKVSEVKDVATAGERMPHKSTYFFPKPLTGLVMNVMEG from the coding sequence ATGGCCCAGATTTTCCCCTTTCGCGGTGCGCGCTACGATGCCACCCTTGCCGGTGCGGCACGCGATGTCGCTGCGCCTCCCTACGACATCATCGACGCGGCCGGTCAGAAAGCTCTCTACGACCGAAACCCGCACAACGTCATTCGCCTGGAACTGGGTATGGACCAGCCCGGTGACGGCCCGACCAACAACCGCTACACCAGAGCCGGCGCCACGCTCGCGCAATGGATGCAATCGGGCGCGCTGAAACGGGACCCGCAGCCGACGATTTACTACCACACCATCGAATATGTTCCGCCGGGAGCCGATCCGAAGGGCCCGAGAAAAACGCTGCGGGGATTCATTGCCACGTTCAAGCTGGAAGAGTTCGGCACCGGAGCCATCTATCCGCACGAAAACACCCGCGCCGCCGCCAAGACCGATCGCTTGAATCTCATGGAAGCTTGCCGCGCGAATTTCAGTCCGATCTGGTCGCTCTATTCCGATCCCCAGGACACCATCCTGTCGGCCTTGGCACAGGCGGCAAAATCGATTGCGCCATCCGTAGAATTCCGCGACGATGTCGGCTTCGAGCAACGCCTCTGGGCCATCTCCGATCCGGCCGTCACTCAGAAAGTGGTGGCGGCGATGGCCAGCAAGCCCATCTTCATCGCCGACGGCCATCACCGGTACGAAACGGCATTGAATTATCAAAAGCTGCGCCGCCAGCAGGCCGGCCAAACAGGGACCGTTCAGGGTTTGCAGCCCTACGACAGCGTCCTCATGCTCCTCACGCCGATCGAAGATCCGGGACTCACCGTGTTGCCCACACACCGTGTGACGACGACGCCGTTGCCGTCGTTCGATCAAGTGAAGGCGCTGTTTGCCGACACCTTCGACCTGCAGGAATATCCGTTTACGAGCCAGACACAAGCCGCGGTTCGTGCACAATTCATCGACGCGATGCGGACACAAGGCCGAACCACCCCGATGTTTGGATTGGCGCTCAAGGGCCGCGCGGCCTATCTGACCCTGGCCCTCAAGGCCGCGCATCGTCCGCCGGACAGCGCTTCGCCCCGCACCAAGCTGGATGTCTCACTCCTGCAACAGTTGGTCGTCGCGAAGCTCTGTCCAACACAGCAGGAACAGGAAGCCATTCTCTATACCAAAGACGACCACGAAGCTTTGGATTGGGCCGCAAACGGCACCGGCACAGGCGCGTTGCTCTTGAACGCCACTAAGGTGAGTGAGGTCAAGGATGTGGCCACGGCAGGCGAACGGATGCCGCACAAGTCCACCTACTTCTTCCCGAAACCGTTGACCGGGCTGGTCATGAACGTCATGGAGGGATGA